DNA sequence from the bacterium genome:
CGCCATCTCGAGGTGCTGCTGCGCCGGCTGCGCGACCTCGGCGTCGCCGAGCCCGAGGTGGAGATGGAGAAGCGCGCCAGCCGCGGCATCCTGCTCTTCCGCCAGCGCCTGCTCGAGCTGGTCGCCAGCCGCGACTGGGAGGCGGCGATCTTCGCCCAGAACGTCATCCTCGAGGCGCTCGAGTTCGCCGTCTTCCACAGCCACGCGCAGACCGCCGACCCGATCACCCGCGAGGTCCTGCAGGGCATCATCAAGGACGAGCGCCGCCACATCGGCTTCGGCGAGAACGAGCTCGGGCGCCGCCTGGCGGTCGCGCCGCACATCCGCGCCCGCCTCGGACGGGTGAAGAGCGAGCTCGACCACCTCGTGCTCGACGCGCTCGAGGAGACCATGCTCGCCATCGCCACGCCGCAGGACGAGCGCGGCCGGGTCGGCCGCGCCTACCTGGAATCGGTCGAACGCCTGGGGTTCGCGCGATGAGCGATCCGCTGCAGCAGTCGGAGGAGGCGCTCGAGGCCGAGCGGCCGCGCCAGCGCTACCTCCTCGAGGACACCGGCTTCGACGAGGTGCCGAAGAAGTACCGCAAGTTCTACCGCAAGTGGAAAGGCGCCGGCGACGAGCTGGCGCCGAACGAGGTCATCTGCCCGGTGTGCAAGGTGGTGATCCGCTCCAGCCGCGAGCTGCGCCCCGGCGACCGCGTCTACTGCATGCCCTGCATGTCGCGCCTGGTCGTCGTCCGCACCGAGCAGGGCACCCTCGAGGCGCACGTCGCCTACTGAGCCCGCGTCCCACATCGGGCTGCGCGATGGCGGGAATCCCCGCCCGGGGCCCGGCGCGGGGTTGTCCGCCGGCGGCGAACGCACTATGCGCGGCGCCGATGCTCGGACACGAATCGTTCGCTGACCTGGCGGGCGTGCCGCTGCGCCCCGGGATGACCACGGTCGACGGGGTCGATCTGCATTTCGTCGAGGCCGGACCGCCGGATGGCGCGCCGGTCGTCCTGCTGCACGGCTTTCCCGAGCACTGGATCGGCTGGCGCCGGCAGATCCCGGCCCTCGCCGCCGCCGGCTTGCGCGTCGTCGCCCCCGATCAGCGCGGCTATCACCGCTCCGGCAAGCCCGCCGGCGTCGGCGCCTACGATCTCGACCGCCTCGCCGGCGACGTCCTCGCCCTCGCCGACCACCTCCGACTCGATCCGCTGCAGGTCGTCGGACACGACTGGGGCGCCTCCGTCGCCTGGTGGATCGCCACGACGCACCCGCAGCGCCTGCGCCGCATGGCCGTGCTCAACGCCCCACACCCCCTGCTCTGGCGCCGCGCCATGCGGCACAACCCGCGGCAGCGGCGGAAGAGCTGGTACGTGTACGCGCTGGCCCTGCCCGGCCTGCCCGAGCGGGTGCTGCGCGCCGGCGACTTCCGGGCGCTGGCGCGCAGCCTGGTCGATTCGAGCCGTCCGGGCACGTTCGGCGACGCCGATCTCGCCGCCTATCGCCGGGCGTGGGCGCAGCCCGGGGCGCTGACGGCGATGATCAACTGGTACCGCGCCCTGCTGCGCAAGCGCCTGCCCGCCACGCTGCCGCTCATCGACGTCGAGACGCTGATGATCTGGGGCCTCGACGACCGATTCGGCGACCGCGCCGTCGCCGAGGAGAGCATCGCGCTCTGTCGCCACGGCCGCGCCGAATACCTCGCCGGCGCCTCGCACTGGGTCCAGCACGAGGAACCGGCGCGGGTGAACGAGCTGCTGCTCGCCTTCCTGGGCGCCTGACCGCGGCCGCGCGCTGGCGACACGCCGGCGAGGTTGGGCGTTTCCCCGGGCACGGCGGAGCCGTGCCCTCGTGGCGGGCGATCCGGTCAGCGGCGGCGAGCCG
Encoded proteins:
- a CDS encoding alpha/beta fold hydrolase — protein: MTTVDGVDLHFVEAGPPDGAPVVLLHGFPEHWIGWRRQIPALAAAGLRVVAPDQRGYHRSGKPAGVGAYDLDRLAGDVLALADHLRLDPLQVVGHDWGASVAWWIATTHPQRLRRMAVLNAPHPLLWRRAMRHNPRQRRKSWYVYALALPGLPERVLRAGDFRALARSLVDSSRPGTFGDADLAAYRRAWAQPGALTAMINWYRALLRKRLPATLPLIDVETLMIWGLDDRFGDRAVAEESIALCRHGRAEYLAGASHWVQHEEPARVNELLLAFLGA
- a CDS encoding long-chain fatty aldehyde decarbonylase, which gives rise to MSGAVRERSAVMDIHDLEPEEFLEEVHSFEFWFQAVEGYLSGLTWGHRPDTAEAPLGELERDRLITVLCNYCIGETAALEGASGLIAFAPNRLAKVFLSTQVADEGRHLEVLLRRLRDLGVAEPEVEMEKRASRGILLFRQRLLELVASRDWEAAIFAQNVILEALEFAVFHSHAQTADPITREVLQGIIKDERRHIGFGENELGRRLAVAPHIRARLGRVKSELDHLVLDALEETMLAIATPQDERGRVGRAYLESVERLGFAR